In Bifidobacterium adolescentis ATCC 15703, the sequence ACTCGTACCTGGTATGGGAACCCCTGATATTCATTAAAGGACGAGACGAACATACGCAGCGCATCAGCCGTGGAAAGACCGAGCTTCTTTGTCGTTTCACGGAACTCTTCCGCCTGATCATCATCAACACGTGTCGCAAGCTGAACTACCATTGCCACTCCAATCACTATTTTTTATCATTTTATATCTTATTGACATGTTTTGCTAATATTCCATATCTGGATTACTAAAACTCTAGATTCACAGAATTTGCAATGTGGCAGCCGAACGCCAAAACCCGAAGCATGAGCGTTGGAATTCCAACGCTCATACTCGCCATAATCGCCAAACGGTGCCACAAACAAGCCAACAAGCGTTTTTGGGGAGAGTCATTCGCGTGATGTTGCGCTCTATCATTGATAAAAACATCCAGCAACCGCATACCGTAAGGAATCACATGCGCTATTTCACTTCGGACACGCATTTCGGCCACCCTCTGGTCACCGCACTGCGCGGATTCCTGAACAATGGCAGGCTCCGCACCGAATACCGTGATGTCTGGCAGGCGCAGGGTCGCGCCGCCGCGCACGCATGGATCAACAATACGTACGCGACAATCAGACGTCGTTCAAAGCAATCTGCGACATCACACGCCATGAGAACACCATCATCGGCAACATCAACGAGACCGTCGGGCGTGATGACGAGCTATGGATTCTCGGCGATCTCTCCTACCGTTGCACCGTCGAGCACACGCTCGACTGTCTACGCCGCATCAACTGCCGCCATCTGCACCTGATCATCGGCAACCACGACCGCAACTTCCGTCTCCGCTCCAATGACGCGCTATACGAGGACGTGTTCGAGACCATCGATGACTACCGCGAGATCGACATGGAGCTTCCCGTTCTCGACGGCTCCGGCAAGCCGACGGCCGCAACCGCACGGCAGACCATAGGCATGAGCCACTTCCCCAGGCTCTCGGCATTGGCCGAAGAACACGGCAACTGGCCGGAAAACTGGAACAAGTTCGCCGATGTGGCGCCGACCACCGAAGGTTGGCTGCTCTATGGTCATACGCATCAAGGCATTCCCGACGGCACCGATCCGCTCAGCGTGAATGTGGGGCTTGATGCGTGGGATTTCGAGCCCGTCAGCGAGCAGCAGCTCCTCGCCTGGTTCACATTCCGGCACGCCGACCAATCAAAGTAAATTCCCCCGAGCATGCGTCATCGTCCGGAGGCGAAGCGGGTGAGGACTCCCGACTTGGCCAAGGCTCGGTAGAGGACCCACGAACCGAACCCGGCGAATACGACCGCGCTCAGCAACTCGCATGCCATGCCGATGAGTCCACGCGGACTGAAGAACGAAAACGCCTGGTAATAGAAGAACAACAGGTAGAAGTTGTATACAATGCCGATCGCCACGGCCGACAGCAACGTGACGCCAAGCGTCCAACGACGGTAGCGGAACACCGCGAACACCGCTTCGGCGGCAAGCGCCTGCACAAGCGCGATCACCACCAGGCTCACACTGTATTTCGTACCAAGCACCACTTCGACGAACGAGGCGACCAACAGCACGTAGGCCGACGCGCCCGGTTTGCGTACGATCAGCAAGCTCAGTGTGGCGGGGAAATAGAACAATGCGTGCAGCAGTGCCGCGGAGCCTGGAAGTATCAGGGTCAGTAAAGGAAACAAGCCATAGGACATGCCATCGAACACCCAGAACATCACGCCGGACATTACGCCGACGGCCGCTCCGACGGCGATGTCGACGACACGCCATTTCAGGGATCTGCGTGTTTCCTCCGTTGTTTGCGGAGCATGCTTCAGCATCGGGATGCGTGGTTTTTGGGTAATCGTTTCAGAGGATGGCTCTGCCATGATGAATCCTTGCCTTGGTTGACGCCGCGCACCGTGAGTTGGAGATCGCGGCGGTCGCCGTGGGCCGTTCCTCGACCTGCGCGGCCCGGGCAGGAACGACGCGCGCCATTATACGGCCTATTGTTGCCGAAAATGTTCCATGCTCCGAGTTCCGGCCGTTTTCGCTCCTCAACGCATAGGAAATTCGCCGCTCGCTGGCATGCATGATGCCATGTGGGAAAGCCAAGAAGCCGCGCATCCAGTCCAAAATGTGTGGCTTCTTGCTTGAGCAAGCACTGTTTCAGTGGGGAATGACTTCAGCAACGTCCTTCGTACAGGAAGTAAGACATGGGCTCGTCATCCGCCAACAGGCTTGTCGTGCCGACCGTCAACCCGCTGGACGAGCTGTCTGTCGGATTCGGCCGCGAGGAACCATCGTTCCGGTCATCACGTTCGGCTTTGCGGATTAGTCCGCGATGGTCGTAGAAGCCGACATCGCATGTGCTGTCGGTGAACAGGAAGTATTCGCGCAGGCCGGCGTCATGGAATACGCCAAGCATATGGTTGAACAGTCTGCGCCCCACTCCCATGCCTCGTGCGGCCGGGGAAACGACGAACAGCACCACTTCGGCCTCGTACTCCTTGCCCGCGTCATGTTTCAACGCCTCGTCGGCCTGCAGAATGGCCAGCTGCGCAAGCAGACCGTGACGTCCCTCGTGGCTTGCCAGCAACGGCAACGTGAGGCAATGTCGGCGCAGCATATGGCGTGTCCGCTGCCGACCGGTGATATCCGAACGCAGCGATCCGAGAATCACGCCGAGCACCTGCCCATTAAGTTCGGCAACGTATGCTTTGGTGGTGCGGGCCAGGCAATCCTGCATGTCGATTGCGGCAAGTCGATGCATGTTGCGCAGACGGGTCGCCTTGCGTAGTTCGGCGCGATGCTTGTCTGGGCCTGACGTCTGTCCGACCTCGTCATGCGTGTTGTGTGAATCGTTGCCATCGTCGTACCATGCGAGCCGTATCAGCTCTTCCAAAGCGGGAAAATCGGTGCGACGCAACGGACGGATGGTAGGTGTTTCACAAGTCATGCAACCATCCTATACCTCGCCCCTATCGAAGATGCGCTCAGGGCAAATGCGAAAGAATCGTTCGCATTCGGGCACGGTACGGCACTCTGCGGGAATGATTTCATTACGCTGATACACGGTATGAAGTGATGTAGGACGATGACGACACGAGGCTTGCGATGAAGATGATGCTGCGACGGCTGGCGATTGTGGTGTGTGTTGCGCTGGCGTTGCTGTCGGCGGCCTACGCGTTCGCCGTGTTGAGGACGCATTCGGGCACGGGATTTTGGAAGGTCTGGCTGGTTCTCGCCGTTGTTTTCGCATTGCTGGCGATTGGCATCGCATGTCACTGGTGGGTGGCGCTTCCCCGGATCATCAGGGGCGCCATCATCGCTGTGGTGGCCATCGGCATTGTCGCGTTTTGCACAATAGAGGGTTGCATCATCGGCAATATGAACGCTCAGGGCGAGCCGGATCTTGATTATGTGATTGTGCTTGGCGCGCAGGTGCGCGAGTCAGGCCCCAGCAAAGCGTTGCGCTATCGGCTGGACAGAACCATCGATTATCTGGAGGAGAATCCGGATACCATCTGCATTGTTTCCGGCGGTCAGGGCCATAACGAGCCGTTCGCCGAAGCGCAGGGCATGGCCGATTATCTGCAGAAGCATGGGATTGCGGAAAACCGCATCATCCAGGAGTCCAAGTCGGAATCCACTATGGAGAACATCGTCAACAGCAAGAAGCTCATGCGGCAGGAGAACGCTTCGGTCGGTATCGTCACCAATGATTTCCACATGTTCCGTGCCTTGCAGATCGCACATGCCAATGGTCTGAAGCAGGCGCAGGGCATCGCGACAAGTTCCCCGAAGGACATGCTGGTCAACAATATGGTCCGTGAGTTCTTCGCCGAAATCAAATTCCTGTTCTCATAAGCGCCAATCAGCGTTTCAGTGCCCGTCGTCACTACGCAAGATGCGTGCCGCGCGGCAGCCATTCCTTCTTCGGCAGGGTTGCGAATGTGGGCCATTGTTCCGCAGCGGCACCGGCCGCGTCCAGCCGACGTTGGAAGCCGGGCCATTTCGGGTCGGCTTCCAACAGTCGTCCGAGCAGTATGGCGGTGGCGTGAGCGTCGCTTAACGCGCTATGCGCATCCTCGTTGGCAATGCCGAAATACTCGCAGCAGTCGGCGAGCTTGCCCCGTCCGATCAGGGAACGCGACAGTTTCATCGTGCACAGCATGGTGCTTTGATCGACCGGAATGGAAGCTCCCATACGCGAGTATTCCGCAAGTAGGAACCGTGAATCGAACGACACGTTGTGTGCCACGAACACGCGTCCGGCGAGCAGGTCGCGCAGCTCATGCGCGATACCTTCGAAATCGGGAGCATGCAGCAGTTCGCGTGCGGTAATGTGATGCACCCATGAGGCGCCGACACTGCGATCGACATGAATCAGCGTCTCATGCTCGTCTTCGAGCGTACCGTCCGGAGCCACATGCACCAGGCCGATTTCGATGGCCCGGTCGCCTTTTGCGGGACTTAAACCCGTGGTTTCGAAGTCGACTACCGCATATCCTTGAGAATTCATCACACCTGCCAGTATATAGGTCCGGTTAAGGTCCGGTTAGCTATCTCTGCTGCTCGTCAGACGTTCGCCGAAGCGGCATGCGCTATGGTTCGGATATCGTCTGGAGTCGTTCGGCAGCATCCTCCAATGAGTCGGGCTCCCGCGTCGATCCATTGCGGTACCAGATGGGCGAAGGCCGGTTCGGAACCGGTGGGATTAGGCGACCAGGTTTTGGTTTTCGGATCGTAGATGTCACCGTTGTTCGGATACACGATGATCGGCTTGTCCGTAACCTGTCGGATGGCCCGAATTGCTGGAAGCACACGATCACGACGGCCAAACCGGACACGGACACCAATACCAGATAAACCGTGGAAGCGGCCACGACGCTGGACAGCAATGCCAGCAGACCGCCGATCATGCTCAGGCGAAGCGCGGTCATCGGCACTCCCTGCTATTGGTTTTGGCGATGTTGTGTGGGATCATGTCTTCGTTCGCCAAGGACCACAGCATGCGTGTGGAGGCGTACAACCCGGAGTTCGCAGCCGAAAGAATCGCGGTGAGCACAACGAAGTTCATCGCGTCGCCGGCGAAAGGCAGACCAATGGAGTTGAACACCAGTACGAAGGGGCTTTCGTCCACACCGGCGTCCTGCCAAGGAATCAGCGAAGCCATGACCACGATGGAACCGATGAAGAAGATGACGAGACGGAACAGGGTGGTGTGGCTCGCCTTCGGGATGGCTTTGTCAGGATCTTTGGTCTCGCCGGCCGTTACGCCGATCAGCTCGGTGCCGGAGAAGGCGAAGTTCACCGTCAGCATGGTGGTGAACACCGGCATCCACCCGTTGGGGAACAATCCGTCCTTCACGAAGTTCTCGAATAGCGGCGCATGGTCATACCCTTGAATCGGCAGCACGCCGAACACCGCGCAACCGCCTATGAGGATGAACAGCACGATGGCCGCCACTTTGATGAAAGAGAACCAGAATTCGGTTTCCGCGAAGAAGCGCACGGAAAGCGCGTTCGAGGTGAAGATCACCACGATGAACAGGGCACTCCAAATCCATACCGGCGTGCCGGGGAACCATTTGCGCAGATAAGTCCGGCAGCGGTGAATTCGGACCCCAATGCGACCGTCCAGGTCAGCCAATACAGGATCGCGACGGTGAAGCCTGTTCCAGGACCGATGAATTTGGTCGCATACACATGGAATGAGCCGGTTTCCGGCATGGCGACGGAAAGCTCGCCGAGGCTGAGCATGACCAGATACACAATCACCGCGCCGATAGCGTAGGCGATGACCGTGCCCAATGGGCCCGCCTGGTTGTGATGGTGTAGCCGGAGCTGAGGAACAGTCCCGTACCTATCACGCCTCCCAGTGAAATCATGCGGAGGTGGCGTACCTCCATCTTGCGTTTCAAATCGGTATGCGTGGTCTTCGCAGGGTTCTCCCGCGTAGCGTCCTTCATTTGATTCTCCCCTCTATCGTCGGCGGAACATGTCGCCGACGCCTGATTCATAATATTGGTTGCATCATTGAGGAGAGTCGAACCTCCAGTATTTGAGAGAAAAACGAAGAAGGCTGGAATCATCAAAGGATTCCAGCCTTCTTTACGCGTTTGTCAGCGCTTTAGCCTATCGGCGGCAGCGATTCACTCGGCGTCCTTGTCGGCGGCGAGTGAATCGGCCACAGCGGCGGCTGCGGAAGCGGCTTCAACGCTCTCGGACTCTTCGTCTTCAGCGGCTTCGCCGAGGAAGGCGCTCAGGTCCAGGGTCTCGCCCTCGGACTTGAAGGTCACGGCGCGCATGCCGGAGAGCAGGCCCTTGGAGCGGCCGACTTCCTGCACGGCGGAACCGATCTGGCCGTTGCGGATGATGGCCTGGATGAAGGCGTTCGGGTCCATGCCGTACTGCTGGGCGATGGAGGCGAGGAAGTTGAAGACCTCACCCTGGGAGACCTTGACGTCCATGGTCTCGGCGAGCACGTCGAGCACCATCTGGTCGCGCAGTTCCTTCTCCACGGTTTCTTCGGCTTCGGCCTTCTGCTCCTTGGTGGCCTTGGACGGATCCGCGGTCACGTTCTTGAGCTGCTGCTCGACCATTTCGGCCTTGACGCCCTTCGGCACCGGAATCTCGAGGCCATCCTCGAGCTTGGCGATGAACGCGTCACGAGCGGCGGTGGCCTGACGGCTTTCGGCGTCCTGAGCGGCGACCTTCTTCAGGTCTTCCTTCAGCTCGTCGAGGGTGTCGAACTCGGAGGCTTCGGAAGCGAAGTCGTCATCGAGTTCCGGCAGTTCCTCGGCCTTGACGGAGTTGACCTTGACCTTGATCAGGGCCTTCTCGCCTTCGTGCTTGCCGGCCTCGAGGGTGCCTTCGAAGCTGGTTTCCTCACCGGCGGACAGGCCTTCGAGGGCCTCATCCAGGCCGTCGAGCATGGTGGCGGAGCCGAGCTCGTAGCTCACGCCCTCTTGGGAGTCGACGGTTTCGCCGTTGATTTCGGCGTTGAGGTCGATGTTGGCGTAGTCACCCTTGGCGGCCGGACGGTCGACGCTCACGAGGGTGCCGAAACGCTGGCGCAGGGCTTCCAGACGGTTGTTGATGTCCTCATCGGTGACCTCGGCCTTGGCGACCTCGATCTCCATGCCGTCAAGAGCCGGCAGTTCGATGTCCGGGCGACGCTCAACGGTGGCGACGAACTTCAGCTTGGTCTCATCCTTGGCGGATTCCGGCACGTCCTGAACGTCGATCTCCGGCTGGGCCATCGGGTGGATCTTCTTGGTTTCAAGAGCCTTGGAATACAGCTCCGGCACGCCGTTGTTCACAGCTTCGCCGGCGACGGCACCGAAGCCGATACGCTGGTCGATGATCTTGCCGGGCACGTGGCCCTTACGGAAGCCAGGCACGTTGACCTGCTTTGCGATTTCCTTGCGAGCCTCGTCGAGATACGGGTTGAACTCCTCCGGGTCGACGGTGACGGTGAGCTTCACCTTGGTCGGCTCAAGATTCCTGACGCTGATTTTCACGCTTGCGCTCCTGAAAAATACGGTTCTTCATATTTCTGCCGTTAGGCAACCTCTATATAATAGCGCGACTTACGGACTCTGC encodes:
- a CDS encoding 3'-5' exonuclease, which produces MNSQGYAVVDFETTGLSPAKGDRAIEIGLVHVAPDGTLEDEHETLIHVDRSVGASWVHHITARELLHAPDFEGIAHELRDLLAGRVFVAHNVSFDSRFLLAEYSRMGASIPVDQSTMLCTMKLSRSLIGRGKLADCCEYFGIANEDAHSALSDAHATAILLGRLLEADPKWPGFQRRLDAAGAAAEQWPTFATLPKKEWLPRGTHLA
- the tig gene encoding trigger factor; amino-acid sequence: MKISVRNLEPTKVKLTVTVDPEEFNPYLDEARKEIAKQVNVPGFRKGHVPGKIIDQRIGFGAVAGEAVNNGVPELYSKALETKKIHPMAQPEIDVQDVPESAKDETKLKFVATVERRPDIELPALDGMEIEVAKAEVTDEDINNRLEALRQRFGTLVSVDRPAAKGDYANIDLNAEINGETVDSQEGVSYELGSATMLDGLDEALEGLSAGEETSFEGTLEAGKHEGEKALIKVKVNSVKAEELPELDDDFASEASEFDTLDELKEDLKKVAAQDAESRQATAARDAFIAKLEDGLEIPVPKGVKAEMVEQQLKNVTADPSKATKEQKAEAEETVEKELRDQMVLDVLAETMDVKVSQGEVFNFLASIAQQYGMDPNAFIQAIIRNGQIGSAVQEVGRSKGLLSGMRAVTFKSEGETLDLSAFLGEAAEDEESESVEAASAAAAVADSLAADKDAE
- a CDS encoding ECF transporter S component — protein: MAEPSSETITQKPRIPMLKHAPQTTEETRRSLKWRVVDIAVGAAVGVMSGVMFWVFDGMSYGLFPLLTLILPGSAALLHALFYFPATLSLLIVRKPGASAYVLLVASFVEVVLGTKYSVSLVVIALVQALAAEAVFAVFRYRRWTLGVTLLSAVAIGIVYNFYLLFFYYQAFSFFSPRGLIGMACELLSAVVFAGFGSWVLYRALAKSGVLTRFASGR
- a CDS encoding type II toxin-antitoxin system RelB/DinJ family antitoxin — its product is MVVQLATRVDDDQAEEFRETTKKLGLSTADALRMFVSSFNEYQGFPYQVRVRQVAEPFENEREASDFANDLSMRMIADEEG
- a CDS encoding GNAT family N-acetyltransferase — protein: MTCETPTIRPLRRTDFPALEELIRLAWYDDGNDSHNTHDEVGQTSGPDKHRAELRKATRLRNMHRLAAIDMQDCLARTTKAYVAELNGQVLGVILGSLRSDITGRQRTRHMLRRHCLTLPLLASHEGRHGLLAQLAILQADEALKHDAGKEYEAEVVLFVVSPAARGMGVGRRLFNHMLGVFHDAGLREYFLFTDSTCDVGFYDHRGLIRKAERDDRNDGSSRPNPTDSSSSGLTVGTTSLLADDEPMSYFLYEGRC
- a CDS encoding YdcF family protein, with protein sequence MKMMLRRLAIVVCVALALLSAAYAFAVLRTHSGTGFWKVWLVLAVVFALLAIGIACHWWVALPRIIRGAIIAVVAIGIVAFCTIEGCIIGNMNAQGEPDLDYVIVLGAQVRESGPSKALRYRLDRTIDYLEENPDTICIVSGGQGHNEPFAEAQGMADYLQKHGIAENRIIQESKSESTMENIVNSKKLMRQENASVGIVTNDFHMFRALQIAHANGLKQAQGIATSSPKDMLVNNMVREFFAEIKFLFS
- a CDS encoding homocysteine S-methyltransferase family protein, which translates into the protein MLPAIRAIRQVTDKPIIVYPNNGDIYDPKTKTWSPNPTGSEPAFAHLVPQWIDAGARLIGGCCRTTPDDIRTIAHAASANV